The Leptospira bourretii genomic sequence CACAACAGTATTCGAGAGGTTTAAAAAACAAACCATACACTGTGATGGAACAATTCTCTGGTGTACAAGGCCATGATACTTTGGGTTATCTTCCGCCACCAGGACAAATTGGTCTTTGGCTCACACAGGCCATTGTGAATGGTGCAAATCAAATCTATTTCTTTCGTTACCGCACAGCTCGTTTCGGTCAGGAACAACTTTGTTATGGGATTTTAGATCACGGAAAAAGAAAAACATCCAAATATTTTGAGTTAAAAAAGACCATTGAAGATATTAGTGAGTTTGCATCGGATATTGCAGATTTACCTTACAAAGCTGAGGTGGCAATTTTACACGATATTGAAAATTCACGTAATTACAAACACCAACCTTTGAGTGATGGTTTAAAATTTTCTCCAGTTCCCTTTGCCCAAGTTGGATACGATATTGAACTTGCTACTTGGTTTGCTGGCACCAATGTTTTAAATGTAAATGCTCATTCTCTTCCCATTAGTGTAGAAAACGATTGGTCAAAGTATAAAGTATTAACATTGCCACTTTATACAATGTTTGATCCATCGATTGTAGAAAAATTAAAAACTTACGTAACAAATGGAGGCACTTTGGTTCTTGGTTATCGAGCAGGAATCAAAGACAAAGACCATTGGATGGTAGAAGAACCGGTTCCGGGAGTTTTTGGAGAAATGACTGGAGTGGAGGTGTTTCAGTTTGAAGCACCAGCAACAGATAAAGTGGGAGTCCGAATGGGGATTTTACCTCTCAAAGGATCCAAGTTCTGTGAAATTTTGGAGCCAACAACGGCCAAAGTCGTAGCGAGATATAAAGATTCAAAAAAGTTTTATTCCGGTAAAGCTGCGATCACTGTGAATTCTTTTGGTAAAGGAAAGGTTTATTATGTGGGAACCTCTCTCACACCAGAAAGTTTTATATTATTATATAGAAAGATATTGAAGGGAGCAGGGGTTTCCTTTGGTTTTCTTGGTGCGACAATTGAACGTCATTACCGAGAAGGAAAACAATTCAATTATGAAATTACAATGAACCACTCTAACCGATATAAGTTGGCTGGGCTTTCGATTTTAAAGCCGTTTGGTTACAAAATCAAAAGAATTCCCAAATAAAACTTTGGTATTTTAAAATAGAAGATGAGAATACAAGATTTTAAAACAATCAATCGGATTTTAAACGAAACATCCGGAAAAAATAAACCAGGTGAAATTTATGTAGATAATCTACATACACCGTATATTCAGTTTCCTGATCGATTTGTTATCCCAGGTACTTCTGTCACACAACCCGAGTTTGGTGATATCAAAGATTTTGTTCAAACAGTTTTAAAGTATATTCCAGAAGCAATAGAAGGAACTTGTTTATTGCCGGAACCAAGACCCAAACGAGAGACAGGGAAATTGTTTTTTGTTCGGCCTATGTTATTTGGATCTTCTCGTTTTTTGTATGTGTTTTCTGTGGATATGTTGTACTTAGGTGGGGCCAAGTCGGAAGAAATCAAAAAACCTGGCTCTCAAAATATGACTCCATCCATTATCACGGACAGATTGTACTTTCAAACCAAAATCATTCACCTTCATTCCACGAAAGAAGACGGGGAAGACATTACTGACTTTGAAGCAAAACGATTTCAAGGTGGAATATTCCGTGTTGAATCGGAAAAAGATGATAACAAACCAATCCGAAGGTTTTCAGAAATTTTTGACGAAATTGATTTTTCGGAAACGGAATCGAAAATCCGAGAAGAATTAGGAATTAGCTCTGAAGTTTGGAAATTAGGTAGGATCTATTCTCCGATCGGAATTGATTATTTATCTTTGTCGCTTCGGTTTTTAATCCCTAGTTTGCCAAAAACCATCCAACAATTTAGAAATTTTTATCCAATCCTCACCGAAACAGAAGCAGGAATTCCTGAAGATATGTTAAAAAAATATCATGAATATCTCTCTTCATTTGAAGTGGAAAGGACGCAGTCGAAGTCCGGTAATATTTTATGGAAAGTCATTCAAAAATCATCCGATAAATAATAAGTAGGTAGTATGGGAATCTCTTCACCAACCATTAATTTCCCCGTAGATGAAACCATCAAACGGATCGAATATGTAAAAGCAAATGCGATGGGTATCATCCATGAAGCTAAAAAAATCCAACGAGAAGTTTCCTCAATTCGTTCCGAAACGGATGCTGATGAAAAAGAACGTATCGATGCCGCCGATGGAAAACTAGGTGATATTTTGATTCGTTTTTTACAGAAGTCCTTTCCGAAAGATGGAATCATTTGTGAAGACAAACCAACCATTGATGGTGGTGACTTCAAATGGGTTTTGGATCCAGTGGATGGCTCAATGAATTTTGTTCGGGGACTTCCTTTGTATGCGATTTCGTTTGGTTTGGAACATCGAGAAACACCCGTTGGTGGTGTGGTCATTGTCCCTCCACAAGAATCTGTATACTCCGCAGTTTTGGGTGAGGGCGCTTATAAAAATGGAGAACCCATTGTTACCTCCAGAATTTCCGAACTAAACCGAGCCATTTTTTCTCCCAATCTCCCCACAAAACGAGCGCACATGATCCAGGAGATTATGGCTGACTTATCCGGGTTTTTAACGTATGCAAGGTCCTTTCGTAGAACTGGTTCTTTTGTTTTGGATGCTTGTTTCATTGCAGAAGGTGTGATGGATGCCATTTGGGAAAAAACTGTAAAACATTGGGATGTTTCAGCCATTTCAGTGATCCTTACGGAAGCAGGTGGGAAATTGACCGATTTAAATGGAGTCCATTATTATACCGGACTTCCTGAGTTAGTAGCTTCCAATGGAGTTTTGCACTCGGAAATTTTAAATTTATTAAAGACAGTTCGTTCTACAGTCAGTCGAAATTAATAGAGGCGAACGATTAGAATCGTTCTACTTTTTTAGTTTACGATTTGCTTTTGCGATCCATACTAGATACAAAATACAATTACACTTGAATCCATCAGGAGACCGATCATGGAACATAAACTCCCAGAACTTCCTTATGCAAAGGATGCACTTCTTCCGCACATTTCACCTGAAACTTTAGAGTTTCATTATGGAAAACACCACCAAACTTACGTTACAAACCTCAACAACCTCATCAAAGGAACTGAGTTTGAAAATGCAACACTTGAAGAGATCGTAAAAAAATCATCTGGTGGAATTTTTAATAACGCAGCGCAAATTTGGAACCACACTTTCTACTGGCATTCCCTTTCCCCTAAAGGTGGCGGAGCTCCTACAGGTGCTGTTGCTGATTTAATCACAAAATCCTTTGGATCTTTTGATGCGTTTAAAGAAAAGTTTTCTCAATCGGCCATTACTAACTTTGGATCAGGTTGGACTTGGCTTGTCAAAAAAGGTGACGGTGTTGAAATCGTGAACACAAGCAATGCGGGTAGCCCTTTGAAAGATGGACTCCAATCTTTGCTGACAATCGATGTTTGGGAACATGCTTACTATATTGATTTCCGCAATGCTCGTCCAAAATATGTAGAAGCATTCTGGAATTTAGTAAACTGGGACTTTGCAAACCAAAACTTAAAATAAGAACGGATTCAAATTCACACGTCGAAAGGCAGGTTCCGGAATCCGGACCTGCCTTTTTTATTTCTTTAAAAGATTCAAAATGAATCTTGGTACCTAATACAGAGTTTTTTATGAGCCAAACACTTCCGAAAATCAAGATCCCCAAAAAACCAAATTACACTTCTCTAACTTTGCCGGAAGGAATCGAGTTTTGGGAACTCTTTCGGGTCATTGAAGCAAAATACGAGAATTGTTTCCTACTCGAATCAGCAGGGGACAACCAATACGATTCTCGTTACTCAGTGATTGGATTCCAACCATCGCATCTCATTTTGGGAGAACCTGGAATTTTAGAAATCGATGGAAAAAAATACTCTGTTGAGAATCCTTATTTTGCATTAAGAGAACTTACAGATTATAATTCGCTAAGCATTAGTTATGCGGGTGGATTTGTCGGTTATCTTGGTTACCAAAGTATGCAATTTTTTGAACCAAAACTGAAACTTGAACCACATCCTGACTTCCCAGCGATGATTTTCGGATTGTATTTGGATGGACTCATTTATGATAAATTTACTGGAGAACTCATTTACTTTGATAATGGAACCAACCGCATCCAAGAAGTGAATTTAATCTTAGAACAGATAAAAAAAGACAAATCCCAAAAACCACAAGCAAAGGTTTCTTTACTTCAGGCTGGTTTATCTAAGGAAGTTCATAAGCAGATGGTGGAAGAGGCTTTAGAAGAAGTAAAGGCGGGAAACACATTTCAATGCCAAATTGGATTTGAAGAAATATATAATGTAGAAGGAAGCTCATTAGCGATTTATGAGACACTAAGGGAAATCAATCCATCTCCTCATATGTATTATGTAAAATTTGGATCTCGTGCCATTTTGGGTGCAAGCCCAGAATTACTCTTCCGTTTGAGACAAGGGGAAATGGAATCTTTTCCTTTGGCAGGAACCACCAAACGCGGAGTTGATGCTAAAGAAGACACTCTTCTTGCTCGTAAACTTTTAACCGACCCAAAAGAAATTGCAGAACACAATATGTTAATTGATCTTCATCGTAATGATGTGGGGCGAGTGGCTAAATTTGGAACCGTAAAGGTTCGCAGACGTTTTGATGTAAAAAGGTTTTCTCATGTGCAACATATCTCTAGTGAAGTGGTAGGAATTCTTTCTTCAAAAGAAGATATGTTTTCGGGATTAGCTTCTTCGTTTCCAGCCGGTACTCTTTCTGGTGCTCCGAAAATTGAATCGATGAAAATCATTGAACGAATTGAAAAATCACCTCGAGGTCCTTATGGCGGAGCTGTGGGAAGTTTTGGTTTGAATGGAGATTGTACCTTTGCCATTCCGATTCGAAGTTTTTTTGTAAATGGAAACAAAGGATTTGTTCGTGCTTCAGGAGGGATTGTTTTTGATTCCAAACCAGAAGACGAATACCAAGAAATCATCAATAAAATGGCTTCAGTTCGCAAAGCTTTAGATTTGCATAAAGCTCCTTAATTGGGTCGCGAACTAAAATGACAAAACGAAGTTGCCGGTATAACAGGGAAACGGAGAAACCAAAATGAAAGTGCTCATTCTAGATAATTATGATTCTTTTACATTCAATCTTTACCAAATCGTAGGCGAAATCCTCGAAGAGAGAGAAGAACTTTTTCAATTGGATGTCATCCGAAACGATGAAAAACCTTTCGAATGGATTAAGTCAGCTAACTATGATAAGATCATCATATCACCGGGTCCCGGCCATCCAGCAGACCCTGCCTATTTTGGAGTGAGTGCCGATATTCTAAAAGAGTTAGGAAAAACTACGCCAGTGCTTGGAATTTGTCTTGGAATGCAAGGAATGGCAACTGTGTTTGGTGGCGAAGTGGTTCGGGCCAATATAGCCATGCATGGAAAACTTTCACCCATTGAACATGATGGAAAGGGTGTTTTCTCTGGTTTAACGCAAGGAATAGAAATTATGCGTTATCATTCCTTGGTGGCAAAAGAAACTTCACTCCCTAAGGATTTAGAAATTACAGCTCGGGTTTCTGCCGGGGAAGGGAAGGGTGAAATCATGGGCCTTCGTCATAAATCCTTAAAAATTGAAGGGGTTCAGTTCCATCCAGAATCTTTTGGTTCGGAAGAAGGCAAAGACTTACTGAGAAATTTTATTAATTCTTAGTTTTGCCGTCTAATCAAAACTAGTGGATATTCAATTCAAAAAGTAGAATCTTTTTTTTTGATTCTACTTTAGATCCTTTAACATTGCTTCTTCCCAGGAAGCAAAAAAATCAAAATCGTTACTTGCCTTTTGGGAATCGTCTCCACCAAACAATGAAAATCGTTTTCGTTTGATTTCATTATAAGTAGTGATTGTATTGATTTGTCCCTTTCCAGTTTTTCTAAAGGTAACATGAATTTGTGATCCACCTCGGCCTTGGGTTCCTTGGATGAGTAAGGTGAAAAAATCATTAAAGTATTCATCCATATTTCCTGGGATGAAAAAATTTACAAAACCCTGGGGAATGACGTAGAAAAAATTTCCATTAATTTCTTTTTTCCCAATGCGTACAAAATGTCCGTCTAGTGTGTCCGTTTGTTTATCAAAAGTTGTTTTCAATTTGTATTCCAAATTTTGAATTTTGGCAGTGATTCCAAATGATCTGATTTCAATATCACCCAAAAAATGAATCTCTTTTGGAGATAAAAAATATTCTTTAGGTGGATTGATAGGAAAATGAAATTGGATGGTTTTCCCTTGGTTTGTAATTTTTAATTTATGGGTTGGATTGAATTTGTCCCAGATTTCAAGGTTTAATTTGGTTTTTTCCAATCGTGATCCTGTCCGTTTATAAAAACCAGGAAATTGCGCTTTGGTATCATCATTAATTGTAAATTCCAAAGTATGCCATTCTGCATTTTCTGTGATATGGCATTGCATAACATCACAAAGAAATTGAAGGTTTTGTGAGGTTGCTTTTAATGCTTGATAAGCGTTATGATCATCAATTGCCAAAGCAAAGTCGTGTAACCAAGTAAAAAAATCTCTGGGTTGATAACCGTTTAACTTATGGATGATTTTTCGTTCCACAGAATAAATTTCTTTTTCCTCCCAAAGTTTTGGAGTGTATATTACTTTGGCCAGATAATCATATTTAGGTGGTTCTGGTTCATTCCAATGAAGATTCCAGTTTTGTTGTTGATCCAGTGTTCCGTAGAGAGAAAGGAAAGGATATCCGTCGGCTGTTTTTTGGAGTTGTGATTCATTTTCTTCACTTAAACTACCAGCAAGGGCAGCAAAGTAGATTTCGTTTTTGGAAGTAGATTTTATGGAACGTTGTAAATGGTCATAACCTTTCCAAAATTGGTAGTGGTTTTCATTTTTTTGAAAACAATTTGCGACAGAGAAAAAAACGAAAGTCCAGATGAGATATTTTTTTATGTTATAGTTCTTTTTTGAGAATACCATATATTTCTTCGATGAGATCATTCTCCATATGTTCTTGATATGAGGAAGAAATCAATTTGCCTGATTTGTTATAAATTCTTAAATACGATTCGCCTTTTCTTAGACCATCGGTTAGATGTCCTTTTCGATCTAAAAGAATACTTTCGTATTGTTTTGTTTTTGATTCTTCTAAATAATCTTCTACAAGTTTGTTGGTTTCGCGAAAATCTAAATAGAGCAGGAACTGGACTTTGGAACTATCCTTCCAAAGTAAATTTTGCATTTTCCAATATAGTTTTCTGCCAAGTTTTCTACAAAGTTCAAGGTCGCGAAGGAAACAGCCCATTAAGACCACTGGTTTTCCTTTCACTGAGGTTTCAGAATACGATTGCCCATATTGATCCTTCATGTGAAATTGTGGCATGGGCTCTGCACTCCATTCTTCGTTTGACGCGAACAATAATGCCAATACAAAAAGAACCAACCGAGTCACGGTTTTTAATGTATTCATAAATTCATTAACGGCAAGTGCAAAAATTTCCATCGTTTTGATTCCGATTTTTTTTATCTTGGGATGTTCCAGTTTCACAAGTAAAATCAAATTGATTGATTCTTCCGCATCTTTGGCCTTTTTTGAAGTGGAGGAAGAGGAATGGAGGAATATTTTTCCCGAAGAAATTTCTAAACTGAAAATCAATACCAAAAATTTTGAGGCACTACCAACCGTTTTAAAGTCCATTCAATACAAACGTGGAGTCCTTGCGTATGAAGATTGGGAAACTCTGGTTCCTGATTCCCTTCTTCCTGAAATCCAAAAGTTTGCAGAGAGAGTTGTAACTAACCCGGAACCCAGGGTATATTTGTGTATTTTTAAACTTGATGATATTCTTTCTCCCAATGTAAAAATTTTAAAGACAAGTTTTTATGTTTTAGGAACAGAAGAGGGACTTGTTTTGTTATTTCACGAGATCAATACAAACATCAGTTTTCAAACACAGTATTCATTTGAGGATTGGGTGATTTTTCATCCTACAAAAATCAAACCAATCTATAGGCCAGAACTTTGGTTAAGAGACAAACAACATACTAGTATCTATAAAAATAGAAACTTATCCAAAAATGCCATCTATGGAAACGTTGTTGTGTTTAACGTGCCGGCCTTAATGCCGAATCCTCCTCTTTTTCGGTATCCAAAAGAAGAGGAGAATCCTCCTCCAACAGACCAGTGGAAATCAGTTCCCGAAAAACTCAAAACCTTAGAGGAAATGAGAAAGAACCGACTCATCACTGATGAAGAATATGAAAGGAAAAAAACAGAACTCTTAAAAGAATTTTAAATTCCGTCTCCATGAATGAACTCTTGGATGAAACGGTCATCTTCTGGCGCATCAGTGGATGATTTTTCTAGAAGTTGTTGTTTCTCATATAATTTGTTAATGAGCTGTTGTTGTGTTTCCACTTTTTCCAATAGAACAGAAAAAACTTTAGCGATTGGATCTGGCATTTGATTATGTTCTAACATTTGTTCTACACTGTCAGAGGCAACGTCGCCTGCTTTGACAACTTTTCCTGGAATTCCCACCACGGTACAACCTGCGGGAACATTTCGCATAACAACTGATCCAGCACCCACACGAACATGATCTTCGACTGTGATGTTTCCGAGAACTTTCGCACCGGCACCGATGACGACATTTTTCCCAATGGTAGGGTGCCGTTTGCCAGATTCTTTCCCTGTTCCTCCAAGTGTCACTCCTTGGAAAATCAAAGATCCACTTCCTACAATGGCAGTTTCTCCGATGACAACTCCGGAACCATGGTCGATAAAAACTCCTGGGGCAATTTTTGCGCCAGGATGGATGTCAATTCCGGTTAAAAATCGGCTAATGTAATTTACGAGTCTTGGAATGATGGGCAATCGGAGTATATAAAGCAAATGTGCAAATTTATGCAGCCAAAGGGCATGTAGACCTGGGTAACAGAGAACAATTTCCAAATAGGATTTTGCCGCAGGGTCAAATTTTTTGATGATTCTTATATTTTCGAACATTGATTAGTTGGTTTTAAAATTACTGATTAGACGAGTCAACTTTTCCGAAGGTTGGGAAAGATTTAATGAAGACGGGGATTGCGGGTGGGAACAGAAAATTCACTTGTTCAATAGATTCCTATGACCTGAATTGCGGAAGAAATTTTTCTTTTTTATAAATTCCGAAATTCTCAAAGAACTTTGCCAATTTGATTGGAAATGACACAGTTTTATCAAATGCTCATGGGATCGTTTGTCTCTGAATGAAGTTCAGTTCGATCGATAGCTACCAAATTTCTAATGGCAATTCTGTTTCTAATTGATTCTATAGTTAGGTTCTATAATCTTTCGAGTAGAAATAAATTTCTAGGTTGTTCCGATTTTGGAATCAAAAAAAACAATACACATTCTCCTATTTATCTTAACTTTTTTTACGTTAACATTCTCAGATATTTTTCTTAATCCTCAGGTTCCACAAACATTAGAGAATTATAAACTTATGTTTTTTGAAAACTGGCCATATTCTGCTTCCCTTTTGTTGATTCTACTGGCTCATGAAATGGGACATTATCTTCCAGCAAGATTTTATGGAGTAAACGCCACTTGGCCTTTTTTTATTCCATTGCCAGTTGGACCGATTGGTACTATGGGTGCCGTTATCCAAATCAAACAACAGATTCCGGACAAAAAGGTTTTATTTGATATTGGAATCGGTGGGCCTACGGCGAGTTTGGTTCTTTCGATGGTTGCTTGGTTAGTGGGCATTAGTCTTTCAAAGGTAATTGAAATTCCGCCTGATTTCGATCGTTCTGGTTTTTTATTTTTTGGAGATAGTTTGTTCACTTATTTTACAACACAATGGATTCTTGGACCCATCGATCTTTCGACAATGGATATACAAGCACATCCTCTTGCCAAAGCAGGTTGGGTAGGACTTCTCATCACAGCTGTAAATCTTTTGCCTTTTGGACAACTTGACGGAGGACATGTCATATACTCCATGTTTGGCGAAGGATATCGAAAATGGATTCATCGTTTATTTGTGTTATTTCTTATTTTTTCTTTAATCCATTTTACTTGGTTACTTTGGGGTTTTATTATATACTTCGTTGTTAAGGTGGAACATCCATTTATACGCGATTCTGTCTCAGGGATTGGAAAATTTCGATTCTATTTTGGAGTTACAATGTTAGTAGCATTCCTAATTATTTTTGTTCCGAAACCAATTATATTAGGATCAGAGTTTAACGATTCTTCATTACTCAACGATATTTTTCGTCTGATGACTCATTACATTGGATTGGAATTATGATTCGTATTTTATTTTTATTTTTAGCACTATCACTGAGTCTTTTTGCGCAAGAGAGCAAAGAATACAAACTTACAGACAAAGCATATGGTCTTGCTTGGGACGGAGTTAATTTTTGGTATATTGATACCAGTCGTCGCGCCATTATCAAAATCAATGAAATTGGCGAACAAGAGATTTTTAACTTAGGACTTGCAAACCTTCGTGGAATTAGTTTTGATTCTCGCGAGGGAAAACTCCTCGTTGTAGCTCCAAAACAAATTTTAAAATTGGATCCAAATTCCGGTGGTATCACTGACAAAATCCAAATTCCTCTTTCAAACGTGGCAGGGATTGCAAGCGTAGGAAACTATTATTATATTTTAGATTTGGATTCTGGAAAGGTTCAAATTTATGACCAGTCTTCTTCGCTTTTAATTGGCGGTTTTTTTACAGATCGGACTAGACCACGTGACATTTGTTATGGGAGAGATTCTTTGTGGATCTCTGATTCTGCTGACAATAGTATCTATCGATACGATACCAAATCCGGTAAAATCACTGGATCCATTAAAACAAATCTTCGTTCATTGCGTGGGGTTTTACTCAGTGGCTCTAAACTTTGGGTGGTCGATCGTGAAAATAAAGAAATTAAAAACATTCCCTTCATTGAAACAGAACGATTCATTGCCTCTGGTGAAGAAGAATATAACTTAGAAGTATCATTAAAATTCAAATTGGATTCTGTTTCATTGTCAAAGGCACAGATTGCAATCCTCCATCCACCTTCAAATGAACAACAAAGAATTCGTGGTGTAAAATTTACAGATGCAACTTACCAACCATCGTTCATCCAACGAAATCGAGTCCATCTGAAAAAACTATCCATTGAGGATTTACCGGGAGAACAAATCGTAAAGTATAAGTTTTCTTCAAAAAACCAATTTATCAAATATTATGTTACTGATGAATATTTAGATAAAGAGGCTGCATATCCTGGGGATGTTACTGCCTTTTATGAAAAAACGAAAGAAGAGTTAAAACTTTTACCCCGAGACTATTTAGATGCAATTTACCAGGCACGACAAACAAGTATTAGTATTAATGATTTTAAAGATAAAATGAAAGAATTAGGAGTCCCAATCCAACCATTTCGAATGATTCGTTTCGAAAAAGGAAAACCAAAATCAATTCAAGATTCTCTTTCTATTTTTCTTTTGAGTTACGGTTGGATACCAATAGCTGATTTGGGACTGGGAAGTAATACCGACAAACGGTACTTTGAAAAAAAAGAAACAGATTTAATTTTATTTCAAAGTTTGAATTCCAAATCGTCCATTTCTCCAGTATACTTTCGAAAGGATGTCAATTCTGAATGGGAAAATTTGCCTGCAGAAATTACTTATAAAATTAAGTAAACTTTCGGTATTCTTTTTAATCGTTTGTTCACCACTGAGTCAAAAAGTTGATTCAGTGTTTGTTGATAAAACAATAGAAAGGGAAACAAAATTTCGAGATTTAGTTGAGTCTACGTGGGTGCAATTTCCTAAATTGGGGTTGTATTGTGAAAAGGAAATTTCCTATCACAAAGTCTTTTGTAAGATCCAAACTATTTTAAGTTTCCGAAAACTTTCCGAATATTTGGATATCCCAATTTTTGAATCTGGTCCACATACAAAATACTATCTAGAATTAAACTCGAGTAATTCCTTCGG encodes the following:
- the cysE gene encoding serine O-acetyltransferase; translated protein: MFENIRIIKKFDPAAKSYLEIVLCYPGLHALWLHKFAHLLYILRLPIIPRLVNYISRFLTGIDIHPGAKIAPGVFIDHGSGVVIGETAIVGSGSLIFQGVTLGGTGKESGKRHPTIGKNVVIGAGAKVLGNITVEDHVRVGAGSVVMRNVPAGCTVVGIPGKVVKAGDVASDSVEQMLEHNQMPDPIAKVFSVLLEKVETQQQLINKLYEKQQLLEKSSTDAPEDDRFIQEFIHGDGI
- a CDS encoding SHOCT domain-containing protein, with the translated sequence MGSALHSSFDANNNANTKRTNRVTVFNVFINSLTASAKISIVLIPIFFILGCSSFTSKIKLIDSSASLAFFEVEEEEWRNIFPEEISKLKINTKNFEALPTVLKSIQYKRGVLAYEDWETLVPDSLLPEIQKFAERVVTNPEPRVYLCIFKLDDILSPNVKILKTSFYVLGTEEGLVLLFHEINTNISFQTQYSFEDWVIFHPTKIKPIYRPELWLRDKQHTSIYKNRNLSKNAIYGNVVVFNVPALMPNPPLFRYPKEEENPPPTDQWKSVPEKLKTLEEMRKNRLITDEEYERKKTELLKEF
- a CDS encoding inositol monophosphatase family protein; translation: MGISSPTINFPVDETIKRIEYVKANAMGIIHEAKKIQREVSSIRSETDADEKERIDAADGKLGDILIRFLQKSFPKDGIICEDKPTIDGGDFKWVLDPVDGSMNFVRGLPLYAISFGLEHRETPVGGVVIVPPQESVYSAVLGEGAYKNGEPIVTSRISELNRAIFSPNLPTKRAHMIQEIMADLSGFLTYARSFRRTGSFVLDACFIAEGVMDAIWEKTVKHWDVSAISVILTEAGGKLTDLNGVHYYTGLPELVASNGVLHSEILNLLKTVRSTVSRN
- a CDS encoding site-2 protease family protein, which encodes MESKKTIHILLFILTFFTLTFSDIFLNPQVPQTLENYKLMFFENWPYSASLLLILLAHEMGHYLPARFYGVNATWPFFIPLPVGPIGTMGAVIQIKQQIPDKKVLFDIGIGGPTASLVLSMVAWLVGISLSKVIEIPPDFDRSGFLFFGDSLFTYFTTQWILGPIDLSTMDIQAHPLAKAGWVGLLITAVNLLPFGQLDGGHVIYSMFGEGYRKWIHRLFVLFLIFSLIHFTWLLWGFIIYFVVKVEHPFIRDSVSGIGKFRFYFGVTMLVAFLIIFVPKPIILGSEFNDSSLLNDIFRLMTHYIGLEL
- a CDS encoding anthranilate synthase component I family protein, giving the protein MSQTLPKIKIPKKPNYTSLTLPEGIEFWELFRVIEAKYENCFLLESAGDNQYDSRYSVIGFQPSHLILGEPGILEIDGKKYSVENPYFALRELTDYNSLSISYAGGFVGYLGYQSMQFFEPKLKLEPHPDFPAMIFGLYLDGLIYDKFTGELIYFDNGTNRIQEVNLILEQIKKDKSQKPQAKVSLLQAGLSKEVHKQMVEEALEEVKAGNTFQCQIGFEEIYNVEGSSLAIYETLREINPSPHMYYVKFGSRAILGASPELLFRLRQGEMESFPLAGTTKRGVDAKEDTLLARKLLTDPKEIAEHNMLIDLHRNDVGRVAKFGTVKVRRRFDVKRFSHVQHISSEVVGILSSKEDMFSGLASSFPAGTLSGAPKIESMKIIERIEKSPRGPYGGAVGSFGLNGDCTFAIPIRSFFVNGNKGFVRASGGIVFDSKPEDEYQEIINKMASVRKALDLHKAP
- a CDS encoding beta-galactosidase; this translates as MIFGACYYPEQWNPKDWDEDLKIMKEMGLSSVRLAEFAWGLMEPKEGKFDFSLFDAVLKKVQDHGMTAILGTPTATFPPWLYKKFPEIVQVSKDGIIRGIGTRRQACFSSPAYQKATERIVTAMAKHFGNHPAVVGWQIDNEPGHEGSDVDYSPLALKNFRTWLKTKYKTLDSLNKRWGNVFWGVLYTDWNEIPLPAAHVASNFNPAMIQDYYRFQSDELVSYIHFQAEILRKYSKGKPLTTNLYPSPFLPITDMEKMFSKLDYVSWDNYPVWGNQQEPYPHPLVTATQQYSRGLKNKPYTVMEQFSGVQGHDTLGYLPPPGQIGLWLTQAIVNGANQIYFFRYRTARFGQEQLCYGILDHGKRKTSKYFELKKTIEDISEFASDIADLPYKAEVAILHDIENSRNYKHQPLSDGLKFSPVPFAQVGYDIELATWFAGTNVLNVNAHSLPISVENDWSKYKVLTLPLYTMFDPSIVEKLKTYVTNGGTLVLGYRAGIKDKDHWMVEEPVPGVFGEMTGVEVFQFEAPATDKVGVRMGILPLKGSKFCEILEPTTAKVVARYKDSKKFYSGKAAITVNSFGKGKVYYVGTSLTPESFILLYRKILKGAGVSFGFLGATIERHYREGKQFNYEITMNHSNRYKLAGLSILKPFGYKIKRIPK
- a CDS encoding LIC10025 family lipoprotein; translation: MVFSKKNYNIKKYLIWTFVFFSVANCFQKNENHYQFWKGYDHLQRSIKSTSKNEIYFAALAGSLSEENESQLQKTADGYPFLSLYGTLDQQQNWNLHWNEPEPPKYDYLAKVIYTPKLWEEKEIYSVERKIIHKLNGYQPRDFFTWLHDFALAIDDHNAYQALKATSQNLQFLCDVMQCHITENAEWHTLEFTINDDTKAQFPGFYKRTGSRLEKTKLNLEIWDKFNPTHKLKITNQGKTIQFHFPINPPKEYFLSPKEIHFLGDIEIRSFGITAKIQNLEYKLKTTFDKQTDTLDGHFVRIGKKEINGNFFYVIPQGFVNFFIPGNMDEYFNDFFTLLIQGTQGRGGSQIHVTFRKTGKGQINTITTYNEIKRKRFSLFGGDDSQKASNDFDFFASWEEAMLKDLK
- a CDS encoding LIC_10030 family protein, giving the protein MRIQDFKTINRILNETSGKNKPGEIYVDNLHTPYIQFPDRFVIPGTSVTQPEFGDIKDFVQTVLKYIPEAIEGTCLLPEPRPKRETGKLFFVRPMLFGSSRFLYVFSVDMLYLGGAKSEEIKKPGSQNMTPSIITDRLYFQTKIIHLHSTKEDGEDITDFEAKRFQGGIFRVESEKDDNKPIRRFSEIFDEIDFSETESKIREELGISSEVWKLGRIYSPIGIDYLSLSLRFLIPSLPKTIQQFRNFYPILTETEAGIPEDMLKKYHEYLSSFEVERTQSKSGNILWKVIQKSSDK
- a CDS encoding anthranilate synthase component II, with amino-acid sequence MKVLILDNYDSFTFNLYQIVGEILEEREELFQLDVIRNDEKPFEWIKSANYDKIIISPGPGHPADPAYFGVSADILKELGKTTPVLGICLGMQGMATVFGGEVVRANIAMHGKLSPIEHDGKGVFSGLTQGIEIMRYHSLVAKETSLPKDLEITARVSAGEGKGEIMGLRHKSLKIEGVQFHPESFGSEEGKDLLRNFINS
- a CDS encoding superoxide dismutase encodes the protein MEHKLPELPYAKDALLPHISPETLEFHYGKHHQTYVTNLNNLIKGTEFENATLEEIVKKSSGGIFNNAAQIWNHTFYWHSLSPKGGGAPTGAVADLITKSFGSFDAFKEKFSQSAITNFGSGWTWLVKKGDGVEIVNTSNAGSPLKDGLQSLLTIDVWEHAYYIDFRNARPKYVEAFWNLVNWDFANQNLK